One window from the genome of Podospora pseudocomata strain CBS 415.72m chromosome 6, whole genome shotgun sequence encodes:
- a CDS encoding hypothetical protein (EggNog:ENOG503NV1Q; COG:Q), which yields MNGTCPRLPVWLDTCESPASQSHAQNANKPTRTIDNWSQAVQHTSAVAVVHIHPSCCKANKHPQALDHSTPQKQAVVIVEMKCPPCDTTEPSLCFPNCCFPHGTEMRDSAMSWLPSSTVALIGTALLLCFVIATRVQSFVRTRHIPGPFWAGWTDLWMIRAQLSGRFCFLLQDANKRYGPIAKIAPNWVVCGDAEELRRIWGVRSAWKRPFWYRAFRFDPYKDNAFSTTDDQVHEKLRAKLMPGYGGKDVDNLHELIDRQVAGLVSLLENKYLSSKTEFKPVDLARKVQYFTLDVISALAFGKELGYLAADQDLFSYIQTTESTLPIMLTIGFMPWLLKLIQSPRLKFLMPDIDRVVGIGTVVKTAQQAVAERYGDKPLIKRDMLGSFVANGLTREEAEGETVVQIIAGSDTSATAIRSTLLFIITNPLVYRRLQAEIDTGIREGRISSPITDAEARNLPYLQAVIREGLRMWPPATAALPKVSDSDQVVCGVHIPAGTIIAWAPFSFLRSKKIFGEDADVFRPERWLDIEPEKYRTMDQTVMMEFASGSRWECLGKTVAQIELNKAYVELLRRFDVTLVDPTNPWTSFNAAVFIQSDMNVVVTRREL from the exons ATGAACGGAACATGCCCCCGGTTGCCGGTGTGGCTTGACACATGCGAGTCCCCCGCTTCCCAATCACACGCTCAGAACGCCAACAAACCAACAAGGACCATCGATAATTGGTCCCAGGCGGTCCAGCACACTTCTGCTGTTGCAGTAGTGCACATACACCCTAGCTGCTGCAAAGCCAACAAGCATCCCCAAGCCCTGGACCACAGCACACCTCAAAAACAGGCCGTGGTTATCGTGGAAATGAAATGCCCACCATGTGACACGACGGAACCCAGCTTGTGTTTCCCAAACTGCTGTTTTCCACACGGTACAGAAATGCGAGATTCTGCCATGTCATGGCTACCTTCCTCGACCGTGGCCCTCATCGGGACGGCCCTCTTACTTTGCTTTGTCATCGCCACTCGGGTCCAGTCCTTTGTTAGAACACGGCATATTCCTGGGCCATTCTGGGCTGGATGGACCGACCTGTGGATGATACGCGCCCAGCTCAGCGGTCGATTTTGCTTCCTCCTTCAGGATGCAAACAAAAGATATG GTCCAATCGCAAAGATCGCACCCAATTGGGTCGTCTGCGGCGACGCTGAAGAGCTGAGACGTATTTGGGGAGTCCGTTCAGCGTGGAAGCGACCATTTTGGTACCGCGCTTTTCGTTTTGATCCCTACAAGGACAATGCTTTCTCAACCACGGATGACCAGGTTCACGAAAAGCTGAGGGCAAAGCTCATGCCAGGCTACGGCGGCAAAGATGTCGACAACCTCCATGAGCTCATCGACAGACAAGTCGCTGGTCTTGTGTCACTACTAGAGAACAAGTATCTGTCAAGCAAGACCGAATTCAAGCCCGTCGACCTGGCGCGCAAAGTACAGTATTTCACCTTGGACGTCATCTCTGCATTGGCGTTTGGCAAGGAACTGGGCTACCTCGCCGCCGATCAGGATCTGTTCAGCTACATTCAGACCACTGAGAGCACGCTTCCCATCATGCTCACGATAGGGTTTATGCCCTGGCTCCTGAAGCTGATTCAGTCACCTCGTCTCAAGTTTCTGATGCCCGACATCGACAGGGTAGTTGGCATCGGAACTGTTGTCAAGACGGCCCAGCAAGCGGTTGCCGAACGCTACGGGGACAAACCCTTGATCAAGCGCGATATGCTCGGCTCCTTCGTCGCCAATGGCCTCACCAGGGAAGAAGCGGAAGGCGAGACCGTGGTACAGATCATTGCCGGCTCCGACACGTCAGCTACAGCCATTCGCTCCACGTtgctcttcatcatcaccaacccgcTCGTCTACCGCCGTCTACAGGCCGAAATTGACACTGGCATCCGCGAAGGTCGCATCTCCTCACCCATCACAGACGCCGAGGCCAGGAATCTGCCATACCTTCAGGCCGTCATTCGGGAGGGCCTCCGAATGTGGCCGCCAGCGACCGCTGCCCTCCCCAAGGTCTCTGATAGTGACCAGGTTGTCTGTGGAGTTCACATCCCCGCCGGAACCATCATTGCGTGGGCCCCTTTCAGCTTCTTGAGAAGTAAAAAGATCTTTGGGGAGGATGCGGATGTCTTTAGGCCTGAGAGATGGCTGGATATTGAGCCAGAAAAGTATCGGACCATGGACCAGACTGTCATGATGGAGTTTGCATCAGGCAGTCGATGGGAGTGTTTAGGGAAGACAGTGGCACAGATTGAGCTCAATAAAGCTTATGTTGAG CTTCTTCGCCGGTTCGATGTTACTCTGGTTGATCCTACAAATCCTTGGACCTCCTTCAATGCGGCCGTGTTCATCCAGAGTGACATGAATGTTGTAGTCACCAGGAGGGAGTTGTGA
- a CDS encoding hypothetical protein (EggNog:ENOG503PBXG; COG:S), translated as MPQTPPEDVRHQHEVELGPSDAHDEENYDSGVDDASRRSSLTSLRSSIFEFYEENGRTYHSMSAGKYFMPNDASEVERLDLQHHLFRLTFDDQICLCPKKDGAKRVLDLGTGSGIWCIDYADQHPEAEVIGVDLSPVQPDFIPPNCSFEIDDLEKEWTWSKKFDFIISRFMTGSFADNASIVKKVYDQLEPGGYFEAQDMALPIGCDDGTFTEDSGLWIWMSWLMKAMEAMHRPFSAAQNWKSMMEEAGFEDVVEYIYKWPINGWPRDPKYKRLGQWALYDMDQVMEAAILAPLTRAMGWSQEEVLLLAADARKVLRDPRVHAYWPIYVVYGRKPFSSKQKPSVDKTTA; from the exons ATGCCTCAAACACCGCCGGAGGATGTCCGTCATCAGCACGAAGTCGAGCTT GGACCGTCAGATGCTCATGATGAAGAGAATTACGACTCAGGTGTAGACGAT GCGTCAAGACGTAGTAGTCTCACCTCTCTACGATCTAGCATTTTTGAGTTCTACGAAGAGAACGGACGGACCTACCATTCTATGAGTGCTGGGAAATATTTCATGCCGAATGATGCA TCCGAAGTTGAACGGCTGG ACTTGCAACACCACCTTTTCAGATTGACTTTTGACGACCAGATTTGCCTTTGCCCAAAGAAAGACGGCGCCAAACGAGTACTTGATCTCGGCACCGGAAGTGGCATCTGGTGTATCGATTACG CGGATCAGCATCCCGAGGCAGAA GTCATCGGTGTAGACCTAAGCCCAGTTCAACCGGACTT CATACCGCCGAATTGTTCCTTTGAG ATTGACGATCTCGAAAAGGAATGGACATGGTCCAAGAAGTTCGACTTCATTATCAGCCGCTTCATGACAGGCAGCTTCGCCGACAATGCCTCCATAGTCAAAAAGGTCTACGACCAGCTGGAACCCGGCGGTTACTTTGAAGCACAGGACATGGCTCTGCCAATTGGCTGTGATGACGGCACCTTCACTGAGGACTCTGGCCTATGGATCTGGATGTCATGGCTCATGAAGGCCATGGAAGCTATGCATCGACCTTTCTCAGCTGCGCAAAACTGGAAGTCTATGATGGAGGAAGCCGGGTTTGAAGACGTCGTCGAGTACATCTACAAGTGGCCAATCAATGGCTGGCCCCGTGACCCCAAGTACAAGAGGCTGGGCCAGTGGGCACTTTATGACATGGACCAGGTCATGGAGGCGGCCATCTTGGCGCCTCTTACGAGGGCAATGGGCTGGAGTCAAGAAGAGGTGCTGTTGCTAGCTGCTGACGCGAGGAAGGTGTTGAGAGATCCGAGGGTGCATGCTTACTGGCCCAT ATATGTTGTTTATGGCCGCAAACCGTTCTCTTCGAAACAGAAGCCGAGTGTCGACAAGACTACCGCTTAG
- a CDS encoding hypothetical protein (COG:H; EggNog:ENOG503PDVB) — MDDSNIPPNQPAITLPPLPSTQPHHPTPRIHPSSLIHPSSLIHPSSLPLIHPTATVGAFCLIGPNVTISARTTLLSHVSIPSNTTVGTDCTIHPFSVLGGPSQALADKSQPPNTGKLTIGNSCTIREGVTCNVGFSAKGTVIGNGCLLMANSHVAHDCVLGDEVILVNGVLLAGHVTVGRGAIFAGMGGTVQFVRVGEYAYVGGATVVSRDVLPYSMVKGYRGKTVGVNAVGLKRRGWTGERIQWVERAVRAASMGDQEELSELVKRVGSTGKDDLMRVVDFARESEIGLCSLHEK, encoded by the exons atggACGACTCAAACATCCCTCCCAATCAACCAGCAATCAcgctcccccccctcccatcaacacaaccacatcatcccacccctcgaatccacccctcctccctcatccacccctcctccctcatccacccctcctccctccccctcatccacccaaCCGCCACCGTCGGAGCCTTCTGCCTCATCGGCCCCAACGTCACCATCTCCGcccgcaccaccctcctctcccacgtctccatcccctccaacaccactgTCGGCACCGACTGcaccatccaccccttctcCGTCCTAGGCGGCCCCTCCCAAGCCCTAGCCGACAaatcccaacctcccaacACCGGCAAGCTCACCATCGGAAACTCGTGCACCATCCGCGAGGGCGTAACCTGCAACGTCGGCTTTTCGGCCAAAGGAACAGTGATAGGAAACGGGTGTCTACTCATGGCCAACAGCCACGTTGCTCACGACTGTGTCTTGGGGGATGAGGTCATCCTCGTGAACGGGGTCCTCCTGGCTGGGCATGTaacggtggggaggggagcgaTTTTTGCGGGCATGGGAGGGACCGTTCAGTttgtgagggttggggagtaTGCCTATGTTGGGGGGGCGACGGTGGTGAGCAGGGATGTTTTGCCGTATAGTATGGTCAAGGGGTATAGAGGGAAGACGGTGGGGGTTAACGCTGTGgggctgaagaggagggggtggacgGGGGAGAGGATTCAGTGGGTGGAGCGGGCTGTGAGGGCTGCGTCGATGGGGGATCAGGAAGAGCTGAGTGAACTGGTGAAAAGAGTTGGAAGCACAGGAAAGGATGATCTAATGAGGGTGGTAGATTTTGCGAGGGAGTCGGAAATAGGGCTGTGTTCATTGCATGAGAAG TAA
- a CDS encoding hypothetical protein (EggNog:ENOG503PWS1): protein MARATQWHATIAIYIFFLPTIFLHLHIRMSSEFDPQHSSSEEEAIEKWNPRPIVSDPSHCAELYNLLLSRYIAAIPSEFHSQTHPPTTTALETTLFPRFSTLHPAFFSNMEDPHSHPFHILLSQLQTSSPFQRDAILSPFFIQPEPDLLVPSEAYHSLFQIDFEEALEQQGRCLLLFLPGNMDFTGEPPYDEGLVLDADTLEATWRHGMDGLPEYPGPSWIPLHVVLEKEREKWERGEYYFDEEQMKVEQRGWTEIGLDETVQAWEGLLKAIEDKGGTGGEWDEPLRLEDEDIERYKVSRFAKEFLSRSKRPKFKFIGPGITVFSPESWLEVYGSEPENSERRLNKNGAEYQNWPTLVFPSAYQVGSPFHQWSPGYYKAALSEMVHRRTGVYLNGWDQRYAEAAELVSGSADVPRGITSFDRPPPWGPVRGTRLALILRHWTRLVEDGTWEVGDDGVAEHLTWWNDDNKAKAQVRRV, encoded by the coding sequence ATGGCGCGAGCAACCCAATGGCATGCAACCATTGCCATTTACATCTTTTTCCTACCTACAATCTTTCTCCACCTTCACATCAGAATGAGTTCAGAATTTGACCCGCAACACTCCTCttctgaagaagaagccattGAAAAATGGAACCCCCGCCCCATAGTCAGCGACCCATCCCACTGCGCTGAGCTTTATAACCTCCTACTCTCCAGATACATCGCCGCTATCCCATCTGAATTCcactcccaaacccaccctccaacaacaaccgccctcgaaacaaccctcttcccccgCTTCAGTACCCTCCacccagccttcttctccaacatggAAGACCCTCACTCCCACCCATTTCACATCCTGCTCTCCCAGCTGCAGACAAGCTCTCCATTCCAACGGGACGCAATCCTCTCCCCGTTCTTCATCCAACCAGAACCCGACTTGCTCGTCCCCTCAGAGGCGTACCACTCTCTCTTCCAGATCGACTTTGAAGAGGCACTCGAACAACAAGGCCGGTGTCTCCTCTTGTTCCTCCCCGGGAACATGGACTTCACCGGCGAGCCACCCTACGACGAGGGACTGGTGCTCGATGCCGACACCCTCGAGGCGACATGGCGCCACGGGATGGACGGCCTGCCGGAGTACCCCGGTCCAAGCTGGATTCCCCTCCATGTTGTTTTGGAGAAAGAACGGGAaaagtgggagaggggggagtaCTACTTTGACGAGGAGCAGATGAAGGTTGAGCAGAGAGGCTGGACAGAAATCGGGTTGGACGAGACAGTTCAGGCTTGGGAGGGCTTGCTGAAGGCGATCGAGGACAAGGGTGGGacgggaggggagtgggatgagCCTCTGAGattggaggatgaggatatTGAACGGTACAAGGTCAGTCGGTTCGCCAAGGAGTTTCTGAGCAGGTCCAAGAGGCCAAAGTTCAAGTTTATTGGTCCGGGAATCACGGTGTTCTCGCCGGAGAGTTGGCTCGAGGTTTATGGGTCCGAACCGGAGAATTCTGAGCGGAGGTTGAACAAGAATGGTGCTGAATACCAAAACTGGCCGACTTTGGTTTTCCCGTCTGCTTACCAGGTTGGATCGCCCTTTCATCAATGGAGCCCTGGGTATTACAAGGCTGCACTTTCTGAGATGGTTCACCGTCGGACGGGTGTTTATCTCAATGGATGGGATCAGCGGTACGCCGAGGCAGCTGAGCTGGTGAGCGGATCAGCTGATGTTCCTCGAGGGATCACGTCTTTTGACAGGCCGCCACCATGGGGACCAGTACGAGGGACCCGTCTGGCACTAATCTTGCGGCACTGGACCAGGTTGGTGGAAGATGGGACGTGGGAGGTGGGCGACGACGGTGTTGCAGAACATTTGACTTGGTGGAATGATGACAATAAAGCGAAGGCTCAAGTGAGGCGTGTTTAG
- a CDS encoding hypothetical protein (EggNog:ENOG503PH8S) yields the protein MGIIITRPSPRVSTGGGSSGSSTGSTGSTSGTAGTTVGKTWGAPAPAPAPAPAPVPVWGTTPGVIITTPPDVAAAGAKSAGKYVPGDPATVPYIDRGNSGQYPVVIVTPSELNTGNDTKVALPPIPVEWIIAPRNITSPDQCPNAGATIATFAATDVILAVLLIVTAARSMLYRASCHLFGKRGGKKVYWTWLMWLVLQVTGNVGAALLVVRTEGYEHLEFLKVFALYLSRPRLKTWWLAILRTSFSVGGRRFPDGNTRLEQEQEQENEKISLAWEKDGRKEKEHIYVDAYVSAALVEFIFQISAAVFIGVTWERFPNEVIKQYMQPPLRFMFAAPGIMLVAISVGVPIWRITGETWGWKETVDKDPETKKVIRRRSPPSMGGIRFWWVIWGSLIYIPVYSAAWVYWTHFLTLPGALWCPPRLVSQSAIWILTSI from the exons ATGGGCATCATCATAACTCGTCCATCCCCCAGGGTTTCAACAGGCGGTGGTAGCTCAGGCAGCAGCACTGGCAGCACCGGGAGCACATCGGGCACAGCAGGCACGACTGTTGGCAAAACTTGGGGTGCTCCCGCCCCGGCACCAGCCCCCGCCCCGGCACCTGTCCCCGTATGGGGAACAACACCAGGAGTGATCATAACAACTCCTCCTGACGTTGCCGCTGCCGGCGCAAAGTCAGCAGGCAAATATGTTCCTGGTGACCCAGCTACAGTGCCG TACATTGATCGTGGCAACTCCGGGCAATACcccgtcgtcatcgtcacaCCCAGCGAGCTCAACACTGGAAACGACACCAAAGTTGCCCTCCCTCCTATACCTGTCGAGTGGATCATCGCGCCTCGAAACATCACCAGTCCCGACCAATGTCCAAACGCCGGAGCTACAATTGCAACCTTTGCTGCCACGGACGTTATCCTGGCGGTCCTCCTGATCGTCACCGCGGCAAGGTCAATGCTGTACAGAGCCTCGTGTCACCTGTTCGGCAAGCGAGGGGGCAAAAAAGTATACTGGACATGGCTGATGTGGCTTGTCCTGCAAGTGACAGGCAATGTCGGTGCGGCTCTTCTAGTCGTCAGAACCGAGGGATACGAACATCTGGAATTTTTAAAGGTCTTTGCTCTTTACCTGTCCAGGCCCAGACTAAAAACATGGTGGCTCGCTATCCTGCGGACATCGTTTTCCGTGGGGGGCCGGAGGTTCCCTGACGGCAACACAAGACTTGAGCAAgaacaagagcaagagaaTGAGAAGATATCCCTTGCGTGGGAAAAAGACGGCCGCAAAGAGAAAGAGCACATTTATGTTGACGCGTACGTTTCGGCCGCCCTGGTCGAGTTTATTTTCCAGATCTCCGCTGCGGTGTTCATCGGTGTGACCTGGGAGAGGTTTCCAAACGAAGTCATCAAGCAGTACATGCAACCACCGCTGCGATTCATGTTTGCGGCGCCTGGCATTATGTTGGTCGCCATTTCAGTGGGAGTTCCAATATGGCGTATCACAGGTGAGACTTGGGGTTGGAAGGAGACTGTGGACAAAGACCCGGAAACAAAAAAGGTGATACGGCGCCGATCACCGCCATCGATGGGCGGCATCCGGTTttggtgggtgatatggGGGTCTCTCATTTATATTCCCGTTTACTCCGCCGCATGGGTCTACTGGACACACTTTCTTACTCTTCCTGGCGCATTGTGGTGTCCGCCCAGGCTGGTCAGTCAGTCGGCGATTTGGATCTTGACGTCTATTTAG
- a CDS encoding hypothetical protein (COG:U; EggNog:ENOG503NZ12), whose amino-acid sequence MSSSASATASLREKSANNHLTSSTGSDSDSTKVEAGLPNPNTTDPAPPPRDIHGFKWISVVIAILSSIFLYSLDNTVVADITPAAVNAFGDSLKLPWLSVGFLLGGVSVVLPFGKLYSLFDAKWLYIFSTVLFNIGSAICGAAPSMDALIVGRVLAGMGGNGMYLGTMNLLSATTTNMERPAYLSFVGLVWGVGTVLGPVVGGAFVESPATWRWAFYINLCIAGLFAPVYLFWIPSYKPQPRETSSRELVKKFDFGGTLLSVAAITTLVMAINLGGALYEWNSGNIIALFVVSFVVFGAFGVQQSWNFGLRDKGDKIFPTHFLRRWNLVLLFCSAAAINAAAFIPIYYIPLYFQFTRGDSPTEAAVRLLPLIFTLSAAILINGHLMVRWEYFQPWYITGSILALVGGVLLCK is encoded by the coding sequence AtgtcctcctcagcatccGCCACGGCCTCCCTCAGGGAAAAGTCTGCCAACAACCATCTAACAAGCAGCACAGGAAGCGACTCCGACTCCACCAAAGTCGAAGCTGgccttcccaaccccaacaccacagacccagcaccaccaccccgcgACATCCACGGTTTCAAGTGGATCTCGGTCGTCATCGCAATCTtatcctccatcttcctctaCTCCCTCGACAACACAGTAGTAGCAGACATTACCCCCGCCGCCGTTAACGCCTTCGGCGACAGCCTCAAACTCCCTTGGCTTTCCGTCGGCTTCTTACTCGGTGGCGTAAGCGTTGTCCTGCCCTTTGGAAAACTTTACAGCCTCTTCGACGCAAAATGGCTGTACATCTTCTCCACCGTCCTCTTCAACATCGGATCTGCCATCTGCGGAGCGGCACCGTCGATGGACGCGCTGAttgtggggagggtgttggctggTATGGGCGGTAACGGGATGTACCTCGGGACGATGAACTTGTTGAGTgcgacaaccaccaacatggAAAGACCTGCATATCTCAGCTTCGTGGGCTTGGTTTGGGGAGTCGGTACCGTGCTCGGGCCTGTGGTGGGCGGCGCGTTCGTGGAGAGCCCGGCAACGTGGAGGTGGGCTTTCTACATCAACTTGTGCATTGCCGGTTTGTTCGCACCGGTGTATCTGTTTTGGATTCCGTCGTACAAGCCCCAGCCACGGGAAACCTCGAGCCGGGAACTGGTCAAGAAATTCGATTTTGGAGGGACGTTGTTGAGCGTGGCGGCGATTACGACTTTGGTTATGGCAATCAATCTGGGTGGTGCCCTATACGAGTGGAATAGCGGCAACATCATCGCGTTGTTCGTGGTATCCTTCGTGGTGTTTGGAGCATTTGGCGTGCAGCAAAGCTGGAACTTTGGACTAAGGGATAAGGGCGACAAGATCTTCCCAACGCACTTTTTGAGAAGGTGGAATctggtcttgttgttctGTTCTGCAGCTGCCATCAATGCTGCCGCGTTCATTCCGATCTATTACATCCCACTATACTTCCAGTTCACCCGGGGAGACAGCCCGACCGAAGCAGCTGTCAGGCTACTGCCTCTTATCTTCACCTTGAGTGCGGCTATTTTGATCAATGGACACCTGATGGTGAGATGGGAATATTTCCAACCTTGGTATATTACCGGCAGTATCTTGGCGCTTGTGGGAGGCGTGCTGTTATGTAAGTGA
- a CDS encoding hypothetical protein (EggNog:ENOG503P2JG), with the protein MSDSRYQTNITMPHSTTHQQPFIMVPTRQYYQSPDTFLLNNIVDINKLLKTAVSSGLKAVPAVGSLLGSVVSALWPEKSQPTLQWDRIEKDVRRVVEGLLDRDKANTLRQKINSLHDLIDGYNKTAYGGRQKGEKLTFLLGWFTVTRREFTENGTPWLTLQYFVPLATLHLTLLREQLLRWDKLYPDDTMDEVRLRGELQDAITIYTTAAEQIRDKCLKWRMDERIIVTEDEAYDWCLIGRQWRKFVRDLETQFSQTISWGPEIGPSRGYRIEEEVNRYVQDLRDTAGAVYRQQIDDILAPSLQWPQFDKVGTYDPVRRVIMAGTTGPMCAGISSGMWHFNDREFAREHGPITKVVVHAWDRVDGFEVWYGGVSSGLRGRRGGSQRELEIGDSESIVCVTGHAGQWLDSVSFFVSPNKHINGGNGTDNFRIGFAEDCPSNETDTLRLDYVYGWSNSGSGFIEGFGAVFCRVEIL; encoded by the exons ATGTCGGACTCGAGATATCAAACAA ATATCACCATGCCTCACTCGACAACCCACCAACAGCCATTCATCATGGTCCCGACCCGCCAATATTATCAAAGCCCGGATACATTCCTCTTGAACAACATTGTCgacatcaacaagctcctGAAGACCGCTGTCTCGTCCGGCCTCAAAGCTGTCCCAGCTGTAGGTTCGCTGCTGGGGAGCGTCGTCAGCGCACTCTGGCCAGAGAAAAGCCAGCCCACCCTGCAGTGGGACAGAATCGAGAAGGATGTGCGCAGGGTCGTTGAGGGCCTTCTGGACAGGGACAAGGCCAACACTCTCCGGCAAAAGATTAACTCCCTCCATGACTTGATCGACGGGTACAACAAAACCGCTTATGGCGGACGACAGAAAGGCGAGAAGctcaccttcctccttgGCTGGTTCACCGTCACCCGGCGCGAGTTCACCGAGAACGGCACACCTTGGCTGACGCTGCAATATTTTGTTCCTCTGGCCACGCTCCATCTCACGCTACTCCGCGAACAACTGCTACGCTGGGACAAGCTTTACCCCGACGACACAATGGATGAGGTGCGGCTCCGCGGGGAACTCCAAGATGCGATCACCATCTATACCACCGCTGCCGAGCAGATCCGCGACAAGTGCTTGAAGTGGCGTATGGATGAGCGTATCATCGTGACAGAAGATGAAGCTTATGACTGGTGTTTGATTGGTCGTCAATGGCGCAAGTTTGTTCGCGACCTCGAAACCCAGTTCTCCCAGACGATCTCATGGGGCCCTGAGATCGGTCCAAGCAGAGGGTACCGTattgaagaggaggtgaaCAGATACGTACAGGATTTGCGCGACACGGCTGGTGCTGTCTACCGACAACAGATTGATGACATCCTCGCGCCTTCACTTCAGTGGCCACAGTTTGATAAGGTGGGCACGTATGACCCAGTGAGGCGGGTCATCATGGCTGGCACAACGGGACCCATGTGTGCCGGTATCTCTTCCGGAATGTGGCACTTCAACGACCGGGAGTTTGCAAGGGAGCATGGGCCCATCACCAAGGTAGTTGTCCATGCCTGGGATCGCGTTGATGGCTTTGAGGTCTGGTATGGCGGTGTCAGTAGCGGTCTCCGCGGCAGGCGCGGTGGCTCGCAGAGGGAGTTGGAAATTGGAGACTCGGAGTCAATTGTTTGCGTGACAGGTCACGCCGGGCAGTGGCTAGACTCGGTCAGTTTCTTTGTGAGCCCCAACAAGCATATCAACGGTGGGAACGGTACGGATAACTTCCGTATAGGTTTCGCAGAGGATTGCCCTTCAAACGAAACGGACACACTCCGCTTGGACTATGTCTATGGCTGGTCCAACAGCGGGAGCGGTTTTATCGAGGGTTTTGGCGCTGTCTTCTGCCGGGTGGAGATTTTGTAA
- a CDS encoding hypothetical protein (EggNog:ENOG503P0AE; COG:S): protein MGIERLLRVLCCRLWNDRGFRRFGYAVLGAYVAILLRCIYRIAEMAGGWGNHIMQDEWSFVVLEGIMVLIACLLLAFFPPGVLFPEMAARMAAGRKSAKGDVEGQTQTGTSTVEKGVVGGNVAETSTGTESEKEKAVPVSSTAVKKEESI from the exons ATGGGAATAGAGCGATTATTGCGGGTATTGTGTTGCAG gttgtggaatGATAGGGGGTTCAGGAGGTTTGGGTATGCGGTTTTGGGGGCGTATGTGGCTATTTTGTTGAGGTGTATTTACCG GATAGCAGAGATGGCTGGCGGCTGGGGGAATCACATCATGCAGGATGAATGGTCgtttgtggtgttggagggaaT AATGGTCCTTATCGCGTGTTtactcctcgccttcttccctccTGGGGTGTTGTTCCCAGAGATGGCTGCGAGGATGGCAGCAGGAAGGAAGTCTGCCAAGGGCGACGTTGAGGGACAGACACAGACGGGAACTTCAACGGTTGAGAAAGGAGTTGTTGGTGGAAATGTTGCCGAGACGTCAACTGGGACAGAGtcagaaaaggaaaaggcagtGCCCGTGTCATCGACGgctgtgaagaaggaggagtcgaTTTAG
- a CDS encoding hypothetical protein (EggNog:ENOG503NXN5; COG:E): MSTARVWRPARALAQRRSFSTTPRALDNYAFIGLGRMGYQMARNLQSKLLPGDTIRLYDINRSAAEKLVEEMKTQQAGGAAPEVSTSVSDAAKEADVVISCLPEPQHVRSMYEALLKDIADLPPRPQPRLFIDSSTIDPHTSSTVCQLVEDKLPGQGHFVDAPMSGGVVGATAGTLTFMLGSDKSLVGRLEPILLRMGKRVLHCGPQTAGLAAKLANNLLLGIQNIGTAEAMLLGVKLGLDPKVLADVINASTGKCWASEVNNPVPGVVPTAPASRGYEGGFGIELMLKDMKLAQDAARRIDLQQTMATKALDLYERASKDAECKGRDFSVVYQVFDKTNGQGP; encoded by the exons ATGTCAACGGCAAGAGTATGGCGACCCGCGAGGGCTTTGGCGCAACGTCGGTCCTTTTCCACTACACCGCGGGCACTGGATAACTATGCCTTCATTGGGCTTGGGCGGATG GGATACCAAATGGCACGAAACCTCCAGTCCAAACTTCTACCAGGCGACACCATTCGGCTGTACGATATCAACCGGAGCGCAGCTGAAAAGCTCGTCGAGGAAATGAAGACGCAACAAGCCGGTGGTGCTGCCCCAGAGGTGTCTACCAGCGTCTCAGACGCTGCGAAGGAAGCA GATGTTGTCATCTCTTGTCTTCCCGAGCCACAACATGTCCGGTCAATGTATGAGGCGTTGCTGAAGGACATTGCGGATCTCCCACCTCGTCCGCAACCTCGACTCTTCATTGACTCGTCAACGATTGACCCACACACGTCGTCCACAGTATGCCAATTGGTGGAAGACAAGCTCCCTGGGCAGGGTCACTTTGTTGATGCCCCCATGTCAGGCGGGGTTGTCGGCGCCACAGCTGGCACATTGACGTTCATGCTGGGCTCTGACAAGTCGCTGGTCGGCCGCCTTGAGCCCATTTTGCTTCGTATGGGGAAACGAGTGCTTCATTGCGGTCCGCAAACCGCTGGTCTCGCAGCCAAGCTGGCCAACAACCTTTTGCTGGGGATACAGAACATCGGTACGGCGGAGGCTATGCTGTTGGGTGTCAAGCTCGGTCTTGACCCCAAGGTACTGGCAGATGTCATCAATGCTAGCACTGGAAAGTGCTGGGCAAGTGAGGTCAACAATCCTGTACCGGGCGTAGTTCCAACAGCCCCGGCAAGTCGTGGCTACGAAGGCGGGTTTGGCATCGAGCTCATGTTGAAAGATATGAAACTTGCTCAAGATGCCGCCCGGAGGATAGACCTTCAGCAAACCATGGCTACCAAGGCTCTTGATCTGTATGAAAGGGCTTCCAAGGATGCCGAATGCAAGGGTCGAGATTTCTCGGTTGTCTACCAAGTCTTTGACAAGACGAATGGTCAAGGGCCGTGA